One Castanea sativa cultivar Marrone di Chiusa Pesio chromosome 4, ASM4071231v1 DNA window includes the following coding sequences:
- the LOC142630460 gene encoding sialyltransferase-like protein 2 isoform X2, whose product MRLLQLGLLLALVSGLTAILIYITGVSNLYKSQPLDEEDFQALRALQTHFHQCVSANGLGLQALSGEDYCKVTIKFPSDTIPKWKDPKTGELEGLSFDFNLCEAVATWEQVRNSSTILTKEFIDALPNGWEDYAWRRINKGVLLNHCKNRTLCMEKLSLVLPETPPYLPRQFGRCAVIGNSGDLLKTKFGREIDSYDVVIRENGAPVQNYSDYVGKKSTFRLLNRGSAKALDKVVELDERRKEVLIVKTTIHDIMNKMIREVPIKNPVYLMLGGSFGSAAKGTGLKALEFALSICESVDMYGFTVDPGYKEWTRYFSESRQGHTPLHGRAYYQMMECLGLIKIHSPMRADPNRVVKWVPSHGTIRAARIASEKLLKRVGAGSSDPLAACSIIRKQVEREPVALSNLRNVASDHQKYVKGTTMYPLEHSLGDGVLCTVPAS is encoded by the exons ATGAGACTTTTGCAGCTTGGGTTGTTACTTGCTTTAGTTTCTGGACTCACCGCCATCCTCATCTACATCACTGGCGTCTCCAATCTCT ACAAGTCTCAGCCTTTGGATGAAGAAGATTTCCAAGCCTTGAGAGCTTTACAGACCCATTTCCACCAGTGTGTG aGTGCAAATGGATTAGGTTTACAAGCTTTGAGTGGTGAAGATTATTGCAAAGTCACAATAAAATTCCCCAGTGATACCATTCCCAAATGG AAAGATCCTAAGACTGGTGAACTAGAAGGCTTATCGTTTGATTTTAATCTCTGTGAAGCTGTGGCTACGTGGGAACAG GTGCGCAATAGTTCTACAATACTCACCAAGGAGTTCATTGATGCTTTACCAAATGGATGGGAGGATTATGCATGGCGCAGGATCAATAAGGGAGTACTTCT CAACCACTGTAAGAATAGGACTCTATGCATGGAGAAACTTTCACTGGTACTTCCTGAAACGCCACCATATCTTCCACGGCAGTTTGGCCGATGTGCTGTTATTGGCAACTCAGGAGATCTTCTGAAAACGAAGTTTGGAAGGGAGATAGATAGTTATGATGTTGTTATCAGAGAAAATGGTGCTCCAGTTCAG AACTATTCAGACTATGTGGGCAAGAAAAGTACATTCCGTCTTCTTAATAGGGGATCTGCTAAAGCTCTTGATAAAGTTGTGGAGTTAGATG AAAGAAGGAAGGAGGTCTTGATCGTTAAAACAACAATTCATGACATTATGAACAAAATGATACGG GAAGTTCCAATAAAAAATCCTGTATATCTTATGCTAGGTGGATCCTTTGGTTCGGCAGCAAAAGGAACCGGGCTCAAGGCTCTTGAATTTGCTCTGTCTATTTGTGAATCAGTAGATATGTATGGTTTCACTGTGGATCCCGGTTATAAAGAATG GACTAGATATTTCTCCGAATCTCGACAAGGTCATACTCCCTTGCATGGTAGAGCATACTATCAAATGATGGAGTGTTTGGGA CTTATCAAAATCCATTCTCCCATGCGGGCTGATCCAAACCGTGTTGTAAAATGGGTACCAAGCCACGGCACAATTAGAGCGGCTAGAATTGCATCAGAGAAATTATTGAA GAGGGTTGGAGCAGGGTCTAGTGACCCATTAGCTGCATGTTCAATTATTAGGAAGCAAGTTGAGAGAGAGCCTGTAGCATTGTCAAACCTTAGAAACGTGGCTAGTGACCATCAAAAATATGTGAAGGGCACAACCATGTACCCTTTGGAGCACAGTCTAGGAGATGGGGTACTTTGCACAGTGCCCGCCAGTTGA
- the LOC142630460 gene encoding sialyltransferase-like protein 2 isoform X1 produces the protein MRLLQLGLLLALVSGLTAILIYITGVSNLYKSQPLDEEDFQALRALQTHFHQCVSANGLGLQALSGEDYCKVTIKFPSDTIPKWKDPKTGELEGLSFDFNLCEAVATWEQVRNSSTILTKEFIDALPNGWEDYAWRRINKGVLLNHCKNRTLCMEKLSLVLPETPPYLPRQFGRCAVIGNSGDLLKTKFGREIDSYDVVIRENGAPVQNYSDYVGKKSTFRLLNRGSAKALDKVVELDDVGSAERRKEVLIVKTTIHDIMNKMIREVPIKNPVYLMLGGSFGSAAKGTGLKALEFALSICESVDMYGFTVDPGYKEWTRYFSESRQGHTPLHGRAYYQMMECLGLIKIHSPMRADPNRVVKWVPSHGTIRAARIASEKLLKRVGAGSSDPLAACSIIRKQVEREPVALSNLRNVASDHQKYVKGTTMYPLEHSLGDGVLCTVPAS, from the exons ATGAGACTTTTGCAGCTTGGGTTGTTACTTGCTTTAGTTTCTGGACTCACCGCCATCCTCATCTACATCACTGGCGTCTCCAATCTCT ACAAGTCTCAGCCTTTGGATGAAGAAGATTTCCAAGCCTTGAGAGCTTTACAGACCCATTTCCACCAGTGTGTG aGTGCAAATGGATTAGGTTTACAAGCTTTGAGTGGTGAAGATTATTGCAAAGTCACAATAAAATTCCCCAGTGATACCATTCCCAAATGG AAAGATCCTAAGACTGGTGAACTAGAAGGCTTATCGTTTGATTTTAATCTCTGTGAAGCTGTGGCTACGTGGGAACAG GTGCGCAATAGTTCTACAATACTCACCAAGGAGTTCATTGATGCTTTACCAAATGGATGGGAGGATTATGCATGGCGCAGGATCAATAAGGGAGTACTTCT CAACCACTGTAAGAATAGGACTCTATGCATGGAGAAACTTTCACTGGTACTTCCTGAAACGCCACCATATCTTCCACGGCAGTTTGGCCGATGTGCTGTTATTGGCAACTCAGGAGATCTTCTGAAAACGAAGTTTGGAAGGGAGATAGATAGTTATGATGTTGTTATCAGAGAAAATGGTGCTCCAGTTCAG AACTATTCAGACTATGTGGGCAAGAAAAGTACATTCCGTCTTCTTAATAGGGGATCTGCTAAAGCTCTTGATAAAGTTGTGGAGTTAGATG ATGTGGGTTCTGCAGAAAGAAGGAAGGAGGTCTTGATCGTTAAAACAACAATTCATGACATTATGAACAAAATGATACGG GAAGTTCCAATAAAAAATCCTGTATATCTTATGCTAGGTGGATCCTTTGGTTCGGCAGCAAAAGGAACCGGGCTCAAGGCTCTTGAATTTGCTCTGTCTATTTGTGAATCAGTAGATATGTATGGTTTCACTGTGGATCCCGGTTATAAAGAATG GACTAGATATTTCTCCGAATCTCGACAAGGTCATACTCCCTTGCATGGTAGAGCATACTATCAAATGATGGAGTGTTTGGGA CTTATCAAAATCCATTCTCCCATGCGGGCTGATCCAAACCGTGTTGTAAAATGGGTACCAAGCCACGGCACAATTAGAGCGGCTAGAATTGCATCAGAGAAATTATTGAA GAGGGTTGGAGCAGGGTCTAGTGACCCATTAGCTGCATGTTCAATTATTAGGAAGCAAGTTGAGAGAGAGCCTGTAGCATTGTCAAACCTTAGAAACGTGGCTAGTGACCATCAAAAATATGTGAAGGGCACAACCATGTACCCTTTGGAGCACAGTCTAGGAGATGGGGTACTTTGCACAGTGCCCGCCAGTTGA
- the LOC142631740 gene encoding long chain base biosynthesis protein 2a: MIEIPYLTALTTYFSYGLLFAFGQFRDFFRKIFDWCRASNLQGYAPICLGLEDFYTRRLYLRIQDCFGRPIASAPDAWFDVVERYSNDNNKTLKRTTKKSRCLNLGSYNYLGFAASDEYCTPRAIESLKRFSPSTCSARVDGGTTTLHTELEECVASFVQKPAAIVFGMGYVTNSAILPVLVGKGGLIISDSLNHNSIVNGARGSGATIRVFQHNTPSHLEKVLREQIADGQPRTHRPWKKIIVVVEGIYSMEGELCKLPEIVAICKKYKAYVYLDEAHSIGAVGKSGRGVCELLGVDTADVDIMMGTFTKSFGSCGGYIAGSKELIQYLKYTCPAHLYATSISPPAAQQIISSIKVILGEDGTSRGAQKLARIRENSNFFRSELQKMGFEVLGDNDSPVMPIMLYNPAKIPAFSRECLKQNVAVVTVAFPATPLLLARARICISASHTKEDLVKALEVIGRVGDLVGIKYFPAEPNKQQQEKGMIKMD; encoded by the exons ATGATAGAGATTCCGTATTTGACCGCGTTGACCACCTACTTCAGCTACGGTTTGCTCTTCGCCTTCGGTCAGTTCCGTGACTTCTTCAGGAAAATCTTCGATTGGTGCCGCGCTAGCAATcttcag GGATACGCGCCGATCTGTTTGGGACTCGAAGATTTCTACACTCGTCGTCTCTATCTTCGTATTCAG GACTGTTTTGGACGACCCATAGCAAGTGCACCTGATGCTTGGTTTGATGTGGTGGAGCGTTATTCCAATGACAACAATAAGACACTAAA GCGAACCACAAAGAAAAGTAGGTGTCTCAATTTGGGATCGTACAATTATCTAGGTTTTGCTGCATCTGATGAATATTGCACACCCCGTGCAATTGAGTCTTTAAAAAGGTTCTCCCCAAGTACTTGTAGTGCTCGTGTGGATGGAG GAACTACAACATTGCATACTGAACTGGAGGAGTGCGTCGCAAGCTTTGTTCAAAAGCCAGCTGCCATAGTCTTTGGCATGGGTTATGTCACAAACTCTGCCATTCTTCCAGTCCTGGTGGGAAAG GGAGGGTTGATAATTAGTGATTCGCTAAACCACAACTCAATTGTAAATGGTGCTCGGGGCTCAGGAGCTACAATTCGAGTTTTCCAACATAATA CACCATCGCACTTGGAGAAAGTTTTGAGAGAGCAAATTGCCGACGGACAACCCAGGACCCATAGACCTTGGAAGAAGATTATTGTCGTTGTGGAGGGAATATACAGTATGGAAGGGGAACTCTGCAAGCTTCCTGAGATTGTTGCAATATGCAAAAAGTATAAG GCATATGTCTACTTGGACGAGGCTCATAGCATTGGAGCAGTTGGAAAATCAGGAAGAGGTGTGTGTGAACTGTTGGGAGTGGACACTGCTGATGTAGATATCATGATGGGAACATTTACAAAATCTTTTGGATCATGTGGTGGTTATATTGCTGGATCCAAG GAGCTTATACAATATCTTAAGTACACTTGTCCTGCTCATCTGTATGCAACATCGATATCTCCTCCAGCTGCACAACAGATCATATCTTCCATAAAAGTTATACTTGGAGAGGATGGTACTAGTAGAG GCGCTCAGAAACTTGCACGAATACGTGAAAACAGCAATTTTTTCAGATCAGAGCTGCAGAAGATGGGTTTTGAGGTTCTTGGAGACAATGATTCTCCTGTAATGCCTATAATGCTTTACAATCCAGCAAAAATCCCTGCCTTTTCCCGGGAATGTCTCAAGCAGAAT GTGGCTGTTGTGACAGTTGCTTTTCCAGCTACCCCATTACTGTTGGCCAGGGCACGAATTTGCATATCGGCCTCTCATACCAAGGAAGATCTTGTGAAGGCCTTGGAG GTTATCGGCCGAGTTGGTGACTTAGTGGGTATTAAATATTTCCCTGCTGAGCCCAATAAGCAGCAGCAAGAGAAGGGCATGATCAAGATGGATTGA
- the LOC142632132 gene encoding uncharacterized protein LOC142632132 — MPETHPPENQLNGVVVGGPNTPLVLASSDTTTTTTTTTVGSKRQRRPSVRLGDIGGDQPYDSHVRRTAHNHTHNNNSNIISSSNNNNNNNNISNSNSKHWKLTMKDPTNSNSNSNSNSNNPISDVDEREGNLDSVAIGSWKVKDSKRRGLSAKRVRSNWVSRADECGIVGIGGGGVGGGVGGGSGSGGNGNGGAGVEGDEKYSGGEDIDDGYREFDVENSESPLKEQSPIHSLENLGVDGNERELVYRRPFRGGGGVRENIDGVELSGPSDSGDRNENGGGGRRGKCGEDGVRIWLNGLGLSRYAPVFEIHEVDDEVLPMLTLEDLKDMGINAVGSRRKMYCAIQKLGKGFS, encoded by the exons ATGCCCGAAACACACCCACCAGAGAACCAGCTAAACGGCGTCGTCGTCGGAGGACCCAACACCCCTTTGGTCCTCGCTTCCTCCGatacaaccaccaccaccaccaccaccaccgtcgGATCCAAGCGCCAGCGCAGACCCAGCGTCCGATTAGGCGACATCGGTGGAGACCAACCCTACGATTCCCACGTGCGCCGCACCGCACACAATCACAcccacaacaacaacagcaacatcatcagcagcagcaacaacaacaacaacaacaacaacatcagcaacagcaacagcaagcACTGGAAGCTCACTATGAAGGACCCCACGAACTCGAACTCGAATTCTAACTCTAATTCCAACAACCCCATCTCAG ATGTGGATGAGCGTGAGGGGAACTTGGATTCTGTTGCGATTGGGAGCTGGAAGGTTAAAGATTCGAAAAGGCGAGGTCTTTCTGCGAAAAGGGTTCGATCCAATTGGGTTTCCAGGGCTGATGAATGTGGTATTGTTGgtattggtggtggtggggttGGTGGGGGTgttggtggtggtagtggtagtgGTGGTAATGGTAATGGTGGAGCTGGTGTTGAAGGTGATGAGAAATACAGTGGGGGTGAAGATATTGATGATGGGTATCGAGAATTCGATGTGGAAAACTCGGAAAGTCCATTGAAAGAGCAAAGCCCAATTCATTCTCTTGAGAATTTGGGGGTGGATGGGAATGAGAGGGAATTGGTTTATAGGAGACCCtttagaggaggaggaggggttAGGGAGAACATTGATGGGGTGGAGTTGTCCGGGCCGTCGGATAGTGGTGATAGGAATGAGAATGGTGGAGGTGGGAGAAGAGGGAAGTGTGGAGAAGATGGTGTGAGGATTTGGCTTAATGGGTTAGGCTTAAGTAGGTATGCGCCGGTGTTCGAAATTCATGAGGTGGATGATGAGGTTTTGCCAATGTTGACACTAGAGGATCTCAAGGATATGGGGATAAATGCGGTCGGGTCAAGAAGGAAGATGTATTGCGCAATTCAGAAGCTTGGGAAGGGGTTTTCATGA